One window of Candidatus Acidulodesulfobacterium ferriphilum genomic DNA carries:
- a CDS encoding ribbon-helix-helix domain-containing protein yields MLNLKLPEELENRLEDLSIKTRKSKSFYIREALKLYLEENDDASVALERLNDKNAEYLNHEEAKKYLGL; encoded by the coding sequence ATGTTAAATTTAAAATTGCCTGAAGAGTTAGAAAATAGGCTTGAAGATTTGTCGATTAAAACGCGAAAATCAAAGAGTTTTTATATAAGAGAAGCTTTAAAGTTGTATCTTGAAGAAAATGATGATGCTTCTGTTGCATTAGAGCGTTTGAATGATAAAAATGCCGAGTACTTAAACCACGAGGAAGCAAAGAAATATCTTGGATTATAA
- a CDS encoding DUF2283 domain-containing protein, whose translation MKIDYYNDTDTLYITLSDNPSVESEEISQDVVIDLDENSQPVGFEIEHARQKVNLNSIIFNLGNIQLEKTA comes from the coding sequence ATGAAAATAGATTATTATAATGATACAGACACGCTATACATAACTTTATCCGACAATCCAAGCGTTGAATCAGAAGAAATAAGCCAAGATGTAGTTATTGATTTAGATGAAAATTCGCAACCTGTTGGTTTTGAAATTGAGCATGCTAGACAAAAAGTTAATCTGAATTCAATTATTTTTAATTTAGGAAATATTCAATTAGAAAAAACCGCTTAA
- a CDS encoding UPF0175 family protein, producing MKITLELPEDITALLNEDAQNLADDIKLMAIIKMYELGKISLGKVAEFLKINEMNFMELLGKYQIPAINYSPRELDEELKTLNKFIN from the coding sequence ATGAAAATAACATTGGAACTTCCCGAAGACATAACGGCATTATTAAACGAAGATGCGCAAAACCTTGCCGACGATATAAAGCTTATGGCCATAATAAAAATGTATGAACTCGGCAAAATATCTCTCGGCAAAGTCGCCGAATTTCTAAAAATAAATGAAATGAATTTTATGGAATTATTAGGCAAATATCAAATACCCGCAATAAATTATTCTCCCCGCGAATTAGACGAAGAATTAAAAACATTAAACAAGTTTATAAATTAA
- a CDS encoding DUF3368 domain-containing protein → MGEYLLNDICLGQGELEAIALCKAINADFLIIDDRLARKAASANNIKITGSLGILLSAKKKGYINTIKPCIESRLIKKKVSDLFILLLPTAFDAIGSFCFYFLSYNL, encoded by the coding sequence ATAGGCGAATACTTATTAAACGATATTTGTTTGGGGCAGGGAGAATTAGAAGCCATAGCTCTTTGTAAAGCCATAAATGCCGATTTTCTAATAATAGACGATAGGCTTGCAAGAAAAGCCGCATCGGCAAATAATATAAAAATAACGGGAAGTTTGGGAATATTATTGTCCGCAAAAAAGAAAGGATATATAAATACTATAAAACCCTGCATAGAAAGCAGATTAATAAAAAAAAAGGTGTCAGATTTATTTATTCTCTTACTCCCGACTGCGTTTGACGCGATCGGGAGTTTTTGTTTTTACTTCTTGTCCTACAATTTATAA
- a CDS encoding nucleotidyltransferase domain-containing protein, producing the protein MENKNYILNTAKLIITEEVEKAGYKTEAIYLFGSRARGDYKEDSDWDFYVVVDKNMERDTKIRVSGDIRRGLRNKLRISSDILIQPLNIVNERKKQSGYVAYFALKEGLAV; encoded by the coding sequence ATGGAAAATAAAAATTATATATTAAATACCGCAAAACTAATAATTACTGAAGAAGTCGAAAAAGCTGGATATAAAACCGAAGCAATTTATCTTTTCGGTTCCCGTGCAAGAGGTGACTATAAAGAGGATAGCGATTGGGACTTTTATGTCGTCGTAGATAAAAATATGGAAAGAGATACAAAAATAAGAGTATCCGGAGATATTAGAAGGGGACTGAGAAATAAATTAAGAATATCGAGCGATATACTTATTCAGCCTCTTAATATCGTAAACGAAAGAAAAAAACAATCCGGTTATGTAGCATATTTTGCATTAAAAGAAGGCTTAGCCGTATGA
- a CDS encoding DUF2283 domain-containing protein — translation MNIAYNDKTDLLYIRLDDRAQDLINKRVSEDVVLDIGKDDKIVGIEITDASKRISLDKIFPLSYEFNKIAS, via the coding sequence ATGAATATTGCCTACAATGATAAAACAGATCTATTATATATCAGGTTAGATGATAGGGCTCAAGATTTAATTAATAAAAGAGTTTCCGAAGATGTCGTTTTAGATATAGGAAAAGACGATAAAATCGTTGGTATAGAGATAACTGATGCATCTAAACGCATTTCTTTAGATAAGATTTTTCCTTTGAGTTATGAATTCAATAAAATCGCCTCTTAA
- a CDS encoding type II toxin-antitoxin system RelE/ParE family toxin, with amino-acid sequence MDYKLIWHKSALDDLKSLDISLSRKIFEKVEKYLSQDPIGLGKPLKQNFSGMFRYRYGDYRIIYIVNETEKTITILEVGHRKNIYK; translated from the coding sequence TTGGATTATAAATTAATCTGGCATAAATCCGCATTAGATGATTTAAAAAGTTTAGACATTTCTCTTTCTCGAAAAATATTTGAAAAAGTTGAAAAATACTTATCACAAGATCCAATTGGACTTGGTAAACCTCTGAAACAAAATTTTTCCGGAATGTTTAGATATCGTTATGGTGATTATAGAATTATATATATTGTTAATGAAACAGAGAAAACCATTACGATTTTAGAAGTCGGCCATAGGAAAAATATATATAAATAA
- a CDS encoding prepilin-type N-terminal cleavage/methylation domain-containing protein, translating to MNINRLKGKKGFTLIELLIVIAIIGILAAIAIPTYLSYVNRAKDSEASTNLGAIFTDETAFNATNSTYISAGTSSAPATALTAKAASPTHAFYDATLTKGAGLYISDIPPFACNGGTLDTMGGLNTINTTTGAIAPTAATSTTLSVQAQGGFADIGFYPKGTLYFSYGVASLSGPTVAAQAAGVAAAWPPTVTSLASGATQTGAAGANGYCGGGYAAFAETNFTGSNWQIYAVDDFSSSANLVSGTAY from the coding sequence ATGAACATTAACAGATTAAAAGGGAAAAAAGGCTTTACATTGATAGAGCTTTTAATCGTCATCGCCATTATCGGCATCTTGGCGGCGATAGCGATTCCCACTTATTTGAGCTATGTAAACCGCGCAAAGGATTCGGAGGCGTCCACGAACCTCGGCGCAATCTTTACGGACGAAACAGCGTTTAACGCGACAAATTCGACTTATATCAGCGCGGGAACTTCTTCTGCACCGGCAACGGCTCTTACTGCTAAGGCAGCTTCGCCCACCCACGCTTTTTACGATGCAACATTAACAAAGGGAGCAGGATTATATATTTCCGATATACCTCCGTTTGCTTGCAATGGAGGGACATTAGACACTATGGGCGGACTTAATACAATCAATACAACGACCGGTGCAATAGCCCCAACCGCCGCTACGTCAACAACCTTATCTGTTCAAGCTCAAGGCGGCTTTGCCGATATCGGTTTTTATCCCAAAGGAACCCTGTATTTCTCCTATGGGGTGGCATCACTTTCCGGCCCCACCGTTGCCGCTCAAGCAGCAGGAGTAGCTGCAGCGTGGCCCCCGACAGTCACCTCGCTCGCATCAGGCGCCACACAAACAGGGGCAGCAGGAGCAAACGGCTATTGCGGAGGCGGATATGCCGCTTTTGCTGAAACCAATTTTACTGGCTCTAACTGGCAGATATATGCCGTTGACGATTTCAGCAGTTCGGCGAATTTAGTTTCCGGAACAGCTTACTAA
- a CDS encoding DUF4258 domain-containing protein: MDIQIDTHTLLRAKERGTNETEIKEVINNGFIIGSKYGRIGKAKIYEFKQNRLNNYYEQKRVEVFFIIENNKIITVTVYVFYGKWEVEI; encoded by the coding sequence ATGGATATTCAAATTGATACACACACATTATTGAGGGCTAAAGAAAGAGGAACTAATGAAACTGAAATTAAAGAAGTTATTAACAATGGTTTTATAATTGGGTCAAAATATGGTCGCATTGGAAAGGCTAAAATTTACGAATTTAAGCAAAATAGACTTAATAATTATTATGAACAGAAAAGGGTTGAAGTATTTTTTATTATTGAAAACAATAAAATAATTACTGTAACCGTATATGTTTTTTATGGAAAATGGGAGGTTGAAATATGA
- a CDS encoding DUF2283 domain-containing protein has product MKIFYDKEVDAAYIKLSDVKPTGVIEVEGGINIDTTNKNEIVGIEILDASQKFSLESLFSCDFHENYLLDKANL; this is encoded by the coding sequence ATGAAGATATTCTACGATAAAGAAGTTGATGCGGCATATATAAAATTATCCGACGTTAAACCTACAGGGGTTATCGAAGTTGAAGGCGGTATAAATATTGATACGACAAATAAAAATGAAATCGTGGGCATAGAGATTCTTGATGCTTCGCAAAAGTTTTCTTTAGAATCTTTATTTTCTTGCGATTTTCATGAAAATTATTTATTGGATAAAGCTAATTTATAA
- a CDS encoding PIN domain-containing protein produces the protein MILFFDTSALVKFFHEEDGSEKVTKLIASQNNKIFVLDLCKLEFLSALYRRFRNNEIDEYSLNLAIEGFEEEVALFNVENMSYPVL, from the coding sequence ATGATTCTATTCTTTGACACATCCGCACTTGTAAAATTTTTTCACGAAGAAGACGGTTCGGAAAAAGTTACAAAACTTATAGCCTCCCAAAACAATAAAATTTTCGTATTGGATCTTTGTAAATTGGAGTTTTTAAGCGCTTTATACAGAAGATTCAGGAATAATGAGATAGACGAATATTCTTTAAATTTGGCAATTGAAGGTTTTGAAGAAGAAGTTGCCCTGTTCAATGTTGAGAATATGAGCTATCCCGTTTTATAA